One segment of Chelonia mydas isolate rCheMyd1 chromosome 13, rCheMyd1.pri.v2, whole genome shotgun sequence DNA contains the following:
- the OSER1 gene encoding oxidative stress-responsive serine-rich protein 1, translating to MKTEAKDGEEESLQTAFKKLRVDAAGSTASLPVGEGTIPRALVRTATDETKPKNVCTSKEAWHGSMRKPSRGAVRTQRRRRSKSPILHPPKFIHCSSKMPSVCSHLVHKSQVDTPDNSTGLGVPVPKEFCANERSSPVLDGVGHKGVVAERSGASVAELVPENKQENSSVAVSLMSKASLKTTDLSDFQSVSKQNKSKPCACMDKACQCKRWQDMEVYKFSGLQNTIPLSPERTVAEDHSQPLPSRTPSSSPRSCSEQARAYVDDVTIEDLSGYMEYYLYIPKKMSHMAEMMYT from the exons GTCCACTGCTTCTCTTCCTGTGGGTGAGGGTACAATTCCAAGAGCACTGGTTAGAACAGCTACAGATGAAACCAAACCTAAGAATGTGTGCACATCTAAAGAAGCCTGGCATGG GTCTATGAGGAAACCTTCAAGAGGGGCAGTGAGAACCCAGCGTCGGAGGCGTTCTAAGTCTCCAATCCTTCATCCTCCTAAGTTTATCCACTGCAGTTCAAAAATGCCTTCTGTGTGCAGCCATCTGGTACACAAGAGCCAGGTTGACACTCCAGACAACAGCACCGGGCTAGGGGTGCCAGTCCCAAAGGAATTCTGTGCAAATGAACGTTCCAGTCCTGTTCTAGATGGCGTTGGCCACAAGGGAGTTGTTGCTGAGCGTTCGGGGGCTTCTGTTGCAGAGCTAGTGCCagagaacaaacaggaaaactCTTCTGTTGCTGTTTCTCTGATGTCCAAAGCAAGTCTAAAGACAACAGATCTTTCTGACTTCCAGTCGGTGTCCAAACAAAACAAGAGTAAGCCATGTGCATGCATGGACAAGGCCTGTCAGTGTAAGCGGTGGCAAGACATGGAAGTGTACAAATTCTCTGGCTTGCAGAACACCATCCCATTGTCACCAGAAAGAACAGTTGCTGAGGACCACTCCCAGCCTTTGCCATCAAGAACTCCCTCAAGTTCTCCACGATCTTGCTCTGAGCAAGCAAGGGCCTATGTGGATGATGTGACTATTGAAGACCTTTCAGGATACATGGAATATTACTTATATATTCCCAAGAAAATGTCTCACATGGCAGAAATGATGTACACCTGA